From a single Pseudobutyrivibrio xylanivorans genomic region:
- a CDS encoding glycosyltransferase family 2 protein, producing MKKISIMIPCFNEEENIVQIGEACEKEIQEKLPNYDYEICYVDNASTDKTRQLIEEVCAKNKKHKAIFNVTNFGQFNSPFHGICSLDGDCVIPVCADFQDPVEMIPVFVHEWEQGHKIVSGVKASSKENGFVYFLRSVYYRTIKRMSSVPMIEHFTGFGLYDKSFVKLLRELQDPLPFIRGIVAEYGEGFNLKTVEYEQPQRRAGVTHNNFYTLYDAAMLSFTSYTKSGLRMMTFLGFGIGVIDVIVAIVYFVMKLLNWDDFAVGMAPLVIGMFGLGAIQLVFMGFMGEYILNINTRTINRPIVVEEKRINFD from the coding sequence ATGAAGAAAATTAGTATAATGATTCCTTGTTTCAACGAGGAAGAAAATATTGTTCAGATTGGCGAAGCATGCGAGAAGGAAATTCAGGAAAAGCTTCCTAATTATGATTACGAAATTTGTTATGTAGATAATGCTTCTACTGACAAGACACGTCAGTTAATCGAGGAGGTTTGTGCCAAGAATAAGAAGCATAAAGCTATTTTCAATGTAACAAACTTTGGTCAGTTTAACTCTCCATTCCATGGCATTTGCAGTCTTGATGGTGATTGCGTAATCCCAGTTTGCGCCGACTTCCAGGATCCTGTTGAGATGATTCCTGTTTTTGTTCACGAGTGGGAGCAGGGACACAAGATTGTCAGCGGCGTTAAGGCTTCTAGCAAGGAAAATGGATTTGTTTATTTCCTAAGATCTGTTTACTACAGAACAATCAAGAGAATGTCATCAGTTCCTATGATTGAGCATTTTACAGGTTTTGGTCTTTATGATAAGTCATTTGTAAAGCTTCTTCGTGAGCTTCAGGATCCATTGCCATTTATCCGTGGTATCGTTGCAGAGTATGGCGAAGGCTTCAACCTTAAGACAGTTGAATATGAGCAGCCACAGCGTAGAGCTGGTGTGACTCACAACAATTTCTACACTTTATATGATGCTGCTATGCTTTCATTTACAAGTTACACAAAGTCAGGTCTTCGCATGATGACATTCCTTGGCTTCGGTATCGGTGTCATTGATGTTATTGTAGCTATTGTATATTTTGTTATGAAGCTCCTTAATTGGGATGATTTTGCAGTAGGTATGGCTCCATTGGTTATCGGTATGTTTGGCCTTGGCGCTATTCAGCTTGTATTTATGGGCTTCATGGGAGAGTACATTCTAAACATCAACACTAGAACCATAAACAGGCCTATTGTAGTAGAAGAGAAAAGGATTAATTTTGATTAG
- a CDS encoding NAD-dependent epimerase/dehydratase family protein, with the protein MKVVVTGAAGFAGYSLTKALLDKGYDVYTILRPGSKHNERFNDIAGNIHPVELDCDDFDQIAEKVAVDCDVFYHLAWFGGRDDFEGQNANITYTIKALESAAKLNCKRFVGIGSQAEYGVCSGLISEDIMPAPVNAYGAAKVAGMYLTKRRAEQLGIQWVWGRIFSLYGDFEPSGRMLPDLLRKLSTNEEVSLSSCEQNWDYLHVKDAADLIVALGEKGHAGEIYNIANGDYKPLKQFVEEAKTVLKSESTINYGNRPDPFISLQPDMSKTKAHTGWEPKISFEDGIKAFVESSIE; encoded by the coding sequence TTGAAAGTAGTTGTTACAGGTGCAGCAGGTTTTGCTGGCTATAGTTTGACTAAGGCTTTGCTTGATAAGGGGTATGATGTGTACACCATCCTCAGACCAGGCTCAAAGCATAATGAAAGATTTAATGACATTGCGGGAAATATTCATCCAGTGGAATTGGATTGCGATGATTTTGATCAAATCGCAGAGAAGGTTGCGGTTGATTGCGATGTTTTCTATCACCTTGCATGGTTTGGTGGAAGAGATGATTTTGAAGGACAGAATGCGAATATTACATACACTATAAAGGCTCTCGAGTCAGCAGCCAAGTTAAATTGCAAAAGATTTGTGGGTATAGGATCGCAGGCAGAGTACGGAGTTTGTTCGGGATTGATTTCTGAGGATATTATGCCTGCTCCAGTTAATGCTTATGGAGCTGCAAAGGTAGCTGGAATGTACCTGACCAAGAGAAGAGCAGAGCAGCTTGGAATCCAGTGGGTTTGGGGAAGAATTTTCAGCCTGTATGGAGATTTCGAGCCATCTGGCAGAATGCTTCCAGACTTGCTCAGAAAGCTTAGTACAAACGAAGAGGTGAGCTTGTCCAGCTGTGAGCAGAATTGGGATTATCTTCATGTAAAAGATGCAGCGGATTTAATTGTTGCATTAGGTGAGAAAGGGCATGCTGGCGAGATATATAATATCGCAAACGGTGATTATAAGCCATTAAAGCAGTTTGTAGAGGAAGCAAAAACAGTTCTGAAATCAGAATCTACAATTAATTATGGCAACAGACCAGATCCTTTTATTTCTCTTCAGCCAGACATGAGCAAAACAAAAGCTCACACAGGCTGGGAGCCTAAGATTTCATTTGAAGATGGAATAAAAGCTTTTGTAGAAAGTAGCATTGAATAG
- a CDS encoding AAA family ATPase has translation MGIYLNPGNEGFKNIINGIYRDKTGLIDVVNSTINTPDKLTCISRPRRFGKSYAAKMLSAYYDKSCSDSKELFSKSDYEISKKIRLKSI, from the coding sequence ATGGGCATATATTTAAATCCAGGAAATGAAGGTTTTAAAAATATCATAAATGGCATATATAGGGATAAAACGGGGTTGATTGACGTAGTGAATTCTACAATCAACACACCTGACAAGCTTACCTGTATAAGTAGACCACGCCGTTTTGGAAAATCTTATGCGGCAAAAATGCTAAGTGCATACTATGATAAGTCTTGTTCTGATTCTAAAGAACTATTTTCAAAATCTGATTATGAAATTTCAAAAAAGATTCGTTTGAAAAGCATTTAG
- a CDS encoding winged helix-turn-helix domain-containing protein: MQYLEEYVYQKIWSELSDTDRNVLFALEGKEEMKIKDLRDKINMSSSLFSTYRDRLEKKGLIDTSKYGFIGLLLPRFSNFVEKQR, encoded by the coding sequence ATGCAATACTTGGAAGAGTACGTATACCAAAAGATATGGTCAGAACTGTCTGATACGGATCGTAATGTATTATTTGCTCTCGAAGGTAAAGAGGAAATGAAAATAAAGGATTTGAGAGATAAGATAAATATGTCTTCAAGCTTATTTTCAACATACAGGGACCGTCTAGAAAAAAAGGGGTTAATTGATACATCCAAGTATGGATTCATTGGATTGTTACTGCCAAGGTTTTCGAACTTTGTGGAGAAGCAGAGGTAG